Proteins from a single region of Haemorhous mexicanus isolate bHaeMex1 chromosome 4, bHaeMex1.pri, whole genome shotgun sequence:
- the TIGD4 gene encoding tigger transposable element-derived protein 4 translates to MAEALPEPTVRRKKSITIEEKIDIISAVESGKKKADIAAKYGIKRNSLSSIMKNKEKVLEAFETLRFDPKRKRLRTAFYADLEEALMKWYRIAQCLNVPVNGPMLRLKANDFAQKLGHSDFKCSNGWLDRFKSRYGLVFRAQPVEAAATPAVGAPTLWYQNVLPCYLNDYQPKNVFYIQETGLLYQMLPHNTFTFKGEAFSVGKESKESITVVVGTNMDGSEKLPLLVIGKSKSPHFFKEVKSLPVDYEANDRACMTSKIFEQWMHKLDHRFQAQQRRVVILVDSLPAHTEVKNLKSVKLVFFPPDSSSCIAVKERIIKILKVKYRRCLIKRFVDCVESNKEFMLTLLDAIEMLYLCWREVTPETIAESCNGATFKLETETNDNDNEVESDLDLIAHARAAGVDFPEGLSLEEYAAIDDGLVTYEMPTNNERMCAKESASDKAETFVGDEDKDEGDQLQGAEQLLPSKNEALSALDTLRKFLGSQDTDDSLYDSLADLENFIQHVACE, encoded by the coding sequence ATGGCAGAGGCTCTGCCCGAACCCAcagtgagaaggaaaaaaagcataaCTATCGAGGAGAAAATCGACATCATAAGCGCTGTGGAGAGCGGCAAGAAAAAGGCGGACATTGCAGCCAAGTATGGCATCAAGAGGAACTCCCTCTCTTCGATTATGAAGAATAAGGAAAAAGTTTTGGAAGCCTTTGAAACTTTGCGGTTTGATCCtaaaaggaaaaggctgaggacTGCTTTTTATGCCGACCTGGAGGAAGCCTTGATGAAGTGGTACAGAATTGCTCAGTGCTTGAATGTGCCGGTCAATGGCCCTATGTTGCGCCTCAAGGCGAATGATTTTGCCCAGAAGCTTGGACACAGTGATTTTAAATGCAGCAATGGCTGGCTCGATCGTTTCAAGTCGAGGTACGGTTTAGTTTTCAGAGCTCAGCctgtagaagcagctgctactCCTGCAGTGGGTGCTCCAACTCTTTGGTACCAAAATGTGCTTCCTTGTTATTTAAATGATTATCAGccaaaaaatgtgttttacatACAGGAGACTGGGTTGTTGTATCAGATGTTACCACATAACACGTTTACATTTAAAGGGGAAGCTTTTTCTGTAGgcaaagaaagcaaagagaGCATCACTGTAGTGGTGGGTACAAATATGGATGGCTCTGAGAAACTCCCACTGCTCGTTAtaggaaaaagcaaaagtcCACACTTTTTCAAAGAAGTGAAATCGCTGCCAGTGGATTATGAAGCAAATGATAGGGCGTGCATGACTTCAAAAATCTTTGAACAGTGGATGCACAAACTCGATCACAGATTCCAAGCACAGCAGCGCCGAGTGGTTATTCTTGTTGATTCTCTCCCAGCTCACACAGAAGTAAAGAACCTGAAGTCTGTCAAATTGGTGTTCTTTCCTCCAGACTCTTCTTCATGTATAGCTGTGAAAGAAAGGATTATCAAAATTCTGAAGGTAAAATACAGGCGCTGTCTTATCAAGAGATTTGTTGACTGTGTAGAAAGTAATAAAGAGTTTATGCTGACCCTTCTTGATGCAATTGAGATGCTGTACCTGTGCTGGAGGGAAGTAACACCAGAGACTATTGCAGAAAGTTGCAATGGAGCAACTTTCAAATTAGAAACTGAGACAAATGATAATGACAATGAAGTTGAAAGTGATTTGGATTTGATTGCACATGCACGGGCAGCTGGAGTAGACTTTCCAGAAGGCTTGTCTCTGGAAGAATATGCAGCTATAGATGATGGCTTGGTAACTTATGAAATGCCCACAAATAATGAAAGGATGTGTGCCAAAGAAAGTGCATCAGATAAAGCTGAGACATTTGTTGGTGATGAAGATAAGGATGAAGGTGATCAACTTCAGGGAGCTGAACAGCTTTTACCATCCAAAAATGAGGCTTTGAGTGCTTTAGATACCCTTCGAAAGTTTCTCGGAAGTCAGGACACAGATGATTCTCTTTATGATTCCCTAGCTGACTTGGAGAATTTTATTCAACATGTAGCAtgtgaataa